ACACCAGAGAAATATGTTCTgtatatcacatgtgatacacaggacaggcaaaagGTTAACGTTGAAATACCTACTTCATTCTTGGTTCTGTCTaatatctaattatttctttccCAGGTCAAATCCACGGTGACCTCAGTGATTTGAACGTTTTAGTCGAGGAACGCCATTCATCTGTTCAACTAGAATCCAATAATCAAAGCATAACATCGCAAAAGGATAAACCAGATTTCGTTATATCAGGAATAATCGATTTTGCCGATGccagtttttcatattttatatttgacattGCCATAGCTATAGCTTTCATGATGACTAGCAGCAAACTGGTCGATGCAATGGATGTCAGTGGCCATACATTAGCT
The nucleotide sequence above comes from Octopus bimaculoides isolate UCB-OBI-ISO-001 unplaced genomic scaffold, ASM119413v2 Scaffold_117570, whole genome shotgun sequence. Encoded proteins:
- the LOC106867099 gene encoding hydroxylysine kinase — its product is YLIISFPGQIHGDLSDLNVLVEERHSSVQLESNNQSITSQKDKPDFVISGIIDFADASFSYFIFDIAIAIAFMMTSSKLVDAMDVSGHTLAGYLSEFHMNSTERNALHLLICSRISQTLAIGWYTYVKDPSNDYPLVTAANGWPLLHSIWKKPRDEIEKEWDFIIKSYEEH